In Oncorhynchus tshawytscha isolate Ot180627B linkage group LG23, Otsh_v2.0, whole genome shotgun sequence, the following proteins share a genomic window:
- the LOC112247763 gene encoding nuclear receptor coactivator 7 encodes MSCVRLRGILVDMRPMQENIKVLYFANKCLEPYVEIITGKDAVKRRRSVCSSEEGNRSEDEEPEDLLPVLRNHSQLLNDHRIESLANHMPARTQGYPWNLVYSTAIHGTSLKTLYRQMAHIDSPVLLVIKDMEKKVFGAFSSHPFRVSDCCYGTGETFVYSFDPAFKAYRWSGENSYFIRGHMDSLQIGGGGGLFGLWLDADLYHGASYSCHTFNNQPLSTQQDFTVQELEVWTVQ; translated from the exons ATGAGTTGTGTTAGACTAAGAGGAATATTAGTAGACATGAGACCAATGCAGGAGAACATCAAGGTGCTTTACTTTGCAAACAAATGTCTGGAGCCATATGTAGAG ATCATCACAGGGAAGGATGCAGTGAAGCGGCGACGGAGCGTGTGCAGCTCAGAGGAGGGTAACCGCTCTGAGGACGAGGAGCCCGAGGACTTACTTCCTGTTCTCCGAAACCACAGCCAGCTCCTTAATGACCACCGCATCGAGAGT CTAGCCAATCACATGCCAGCAAGGACACAGGGGTATCCATGGAACCTGGTCTACAGCACAGCCATTCATGGCACCAGCCTGAAGACTCTGTACAGGCAAATGGCCCACATCGACAGTCCTGTGCTTCTGGTCATCAAAGACATGGAAAAAAAG GTGTTTGGTGccttctcctcccatcccttCAGAGTGAGTGACTGTTGCTACGGAACAGGAGAGACTTTTGTCTACAGTTTCGACCCTGCATTCAAG GCCTACAGGTGGAGTGGTGAGAACTCGTACTTCATCAGGGGCCATATGGACTCTCTACAGATTGGTGGAGGAGG GGGGCTTTTTGGCCTGTGGCTGGATGCTGATCTGTACCACGGTGCCAGCTACTCCTGTCACACCTTCAACAACCAGCCCCTGTCCACCCAGCAAGACTTCACAGTGCAGGAGCTGGAGGTCTGGACTGTGCAGTAA